Part of the Cyanobacterium sp. T60_A2020_053 genome is shown below.
GGCATCTTGTAAATTTTATCTTCCTCTGGGAGAGAAGGGGAAGCAGAGGAGGAAGGGGAAGCAGGGGAGGAAGAGGAAGAAAAGGAGAGAGATTCAAAAATATTCCATTCGCCATTTTCTACCTGACGATATTTCCAAGTCAAACCCGATTCATCGATGGCAGTTTCCCAAGCCTTGTAAGCCTTATCGATGCTTTCCCACCAAGAATCCATCCCAGCGCCCTTCTCCCAAGCCAGACGCACCACTGATGCGAGTCGTCTATCACCGCGCCCCACAAAATCCTCAATGGCAGAAATGCGCACATCGGTATAATTAACTTTCACCCCCCGTAAATCATAAAAAGCATCCTTGAGATAACGTTGTTTGCGTAAAAATTCCGAAGTAGAAACCGAATGCCACTGAAAAGGAGTATGGGGTTTTGGCGTAAAATTCGAGATAGTAATATTAAAATTCAGGCGCTTACTGCTGAGTTGACGACATTCACGGCGCAACCAGCGCACGGTTTCCACAATGCCTAGCACATCCTCATCGGTTTCCCCCGGCAAACCAATCATAAAATAAAGTTTTACTTGATTCCAGCCTTCCCTTACCGCCGTTTGAATACCGCGCAATAACTCCTCATTGGTTAAACCTTTATTGATAATATCCCTCATGCGTTGCGTACCAGCTTCGGGGGCAAATGTCAAGCCTGTTTTGCGTGTACCACCGATAATATTAGCGATATTTTCATCAAAACGATCCACCCGTTGGGAAGGCAGAGAAAGGGAAATATTTTCCCCCTGCAAACGGTTTTTAATTTCGATGCCCACGGCAGGTAAAGAGAGATAATCGGAGCAACTGAGAGATAATAGGCTAAATTCGTTAAATCCTGTCTGTTTCATGCCCTCTACGATGCTATCTACCACTTCTTCTGGTTCGACGTCGCGCGCTGGGCGAGTTAACATACCCGGTTGACAAAAACGACATCCTCTAGTGCAACCCCTTCTAATTTCCACTGTGAGGCGATCATGCACTGTTTGCACATAAGGCACTAAACCAATAGAATAAGCTGGGATTGGGGTGGCAACTCGTCTTAAAATTCTTTCTGGCACATCATCCCGAATCCTTTTAACACTGCCATCCTCTTGCATCTCGTAAAATTGTGGTACATATACCCCCGGCACTTGAGCTAAATCTAATAGTAATTCTGTCCTAGTTAAGCCATCTCGTTTGCCTTCTTGAACTATTAAGCCAATTTCGGGTAATAATTCTTCACCGTCACCCAATGCCACGAAGTCGAAAAAGTCGGCATAAGGTTCAGGATTTGAGGTGGCGGTTTGCCCTCCTGCAAAAATTAGGGGATAATCGCTGTCTTTTCTTTCCTGCCATGTGAGGGGGATGTGCGCTAAATCCAACATCTCAAGGATATTAGTCGCGCCTAATTCGTAGCTTAAACTAAAGCCTAATATGTCGTATTCTTTAACGTCTCTTTTCGTTTCAAGGGCAAATAATGGAGTCGCAGTCGCTCTCATTTTGGTAGCGAGGTCGGGCGCTGGAAGGTAGGCACGGTCGCACATTTGCCGTGGTTGCTCGTTGATGATATTGTAGAGGATGATATGCCCTAAATTGGACGCTCCTACTTCATAAACTTCAGGATAGGTTAACACCCATCGGACACGGGCGCTGTCGAAGTCTTTATGTTTTGCTCCTAATTCGTTGCCTAAATAACGGGCTGGTTTGAATATTTCTGGTGTAATTAGTGTATCAGTTGCGATGGACATTATAATTAAATATATAAATCGGTTGTTAAATTAACATCATTTATATTATTATAGTCGGTCTTAGAAAATAAAAGAGTAAAAAAAATAAAAGGTTTCATTAATTACTTAAACAAAAAATCAAATAATTTTTACTGACAAATATTAAGTATAAAAGTCATGAATAAAAAAAATAATAAACATGAAAACTATGAAATATTAAATTTAATTGGCTATGGTTTATCTAAATTCAATAATGATTTTGTTAAAGAATTTGGATTTACAACAAAAAAGTCTTTTTATCAATATTGTGTTAATTTAGGTATTTGTGAAACTGTTGATGCTATCAAAAATAGAAGAGATTTGCTAGATCCATTTTTTCCCGAAAATGGACGTGTCGGATACCAGCGTGGAAATACTTATATTCATAGAAAAATTCATATAGATTCTCTTTTCGGAGATGCAGACGTTAAAACTTATGCAAATATTGTCAAAATTTATTTACAAGATAACTTTCATATAGACAATTTAGTAATTAAATCAAATCCTATCATAAAATCTAAATTTAAAAAGTTACAAACAACTGGTTTAGAAGCAGAATTATTTTTTCTTAATAATTTTAATAGTTGTGATTTATTTATGGGAGGAGAAATAGAAGATGCAAGACTCTATGGCGATGGATATGACTTTCAAGTTACTTTCAAAGATGATTTTTTTTTGGTAGAAGTCAAAGGAGTTAGAGAAAGTAAAGGAAAAGTTCGACTGACAGAAAATGAATTTGAAAAAGCTAAAGAATATCAAAATCAATATATTTTAAGTGCCGTTTTTAATCTTAATGACATACCTAAAATACATCTAGTTAAAAATCCTATTAATACTTTAGAGTTTAAAAAAATCGAAATAACACCAAAAACACAAATTGAGTATCATCTTAAATCACCAATTTCGCTGAAAGCGGCTTAAAATAAGAGGTATAATAAAATTAACATTATCTTAGATAGCAATGTTTATAGATTCAGAAACCTTATTCATTTTTATTATCAAAAGGTTTGTTAAAAAAAAGATTTGTAACTGAATTAATTTTATTTAAAATTGATATAGAAATATTAGATTATCCTTTTGAATATTTTACAGATTTGCTAACTCAAAATTAACTATTAATTTATAGTAAAAATAAAATACAAAAGATAGTTTATTTACTTTTATACACTAATATGGTAAAAAAAACCATCTTTCCAAAAAGTGGATTAAATGAATGGAATGCAGGAGGAAGATAAAGAGACATAAATGAAGTTTATATTCCTATTCCTAGCAAAATTCATCAAT
Proteins encoded:
- a CDS encoding TIGR03960 family B12-binding radical SAM protein is translated as MSIATDTLITPEIFKPARYLGNELGAKHKDFDSARVRWVLTYPEVYEVGASNLGHIILYNIINEQPRQMCDRAYLPAPDLATKMRATATPLFALETKRDVKEYDILGFSLSYELGATNILEMLDLAHIPLTWQERKDSDYPLIFAGGQTATSNPEPYADFFDFVALGDGEELLPEIGLIVQEGKRDGLTRTELLLDLAQVPGVYVPQFYEMQEDGSVKRIRDDVPERILRRVATPIPAYSIGLVPYVQTVHDRLTVEIRRGCTRGCRFCQPGMLTRPARDVEPEEVVDSIVEGMKQTGFNEFSLLSLSCSDYLSLPAVGIEIKNRLQGENISLSLPSQRVDRFDENIANIIGGTRKTGLTFAPEAGTQRMRDIINKGLTNEELLRGIQTAVREGWNQVKLYFMIGLPGETDEDVLGIVETVRWLRRECRQLSSKRLNFNITISNFTPKPHTPFQWHSVSTSEFLRKQRYLKDAFYDLRGVKVNYTDVRISAIEDFVGRGDRRLASVVRLAWEKGAGMDSWWESIDKAYKAWETAIDESGLTWKYRQVENGEWNIFESLSFSSSSSPASPSSSASPSLPEEDKIYKMPLPWDHLDTGIDKQWLEDDLRRALQEATVPDCAFDGCSSCGVCSPDFGHNIVVTPPPIPDYVGDFQPNQGKAQKVRVWFGKHGDMALISHLDLVRLFDRAVRRAGIPISYTGGFHPGPKISIALALSLGMTSNGEVVDFDNHTRMDIEEFSTKLKAQLPTDLPIFKVEELPVKSPKPTQILDLAEYIITVSADHNISKESWQNWLDEIINSQEILMQKTAKNGKQKMVNVRANLKSINLVDPDFSKSEKINIAYCGSAKNDGSLLTPEQVCYMLEQVSNEQLILVKAHREMIILADHITQ
- a CDS encoding DUF3883 domain-containing protein — encoded protein: MNKKNNKHENYEILNLIGYGLSKFNNDFVKEFGFTTKKSFYQYCVNLGICETVDAIKNRRDLLDPFFPENGRVGYQRGNTYIHRKIHIDSLFGDADVKTYANIVKIYLQDNFHIDNLVIKSNPIIKSKFKKLQTTGLEAELFFLNNFNSCDLFMGGEIEDARLYGDGYDFQVTFKDDFFLVEVKGVRESKGKVRLTENEFEKAKEYQNQYILSAVFNLNDIPKIHLVKNPINTLEFKKIEITPKTQIEYHLKSPISLKAA